In the genome of Nocardioides marmoribigeumensis, one region contains:
- a CDS encoding GNAT family N-acetyltransferase has protein sequence MDLDKLDQRGRLGGPADLRPIEERDVADVLALNEAEVFWLAPMDEGRLWEIHAVADQFLVVELDGRFAGFVVTVGPGTSYDSENYRWFGDRYGDSFSYLDRVALTAATRRRGVGSQVYDVAEAAARPFGRLALEVRQEPPNEVSLAFHRSRGFEPVGVLGDPGHRNTLMVKELAP, from the coding sequence GTGGATCTCGACAAGCTCGACCAGCGGGGACGGCTCGGCGGCCCGGCGGACCTCCGGCCGATCGAGGAGCGCGACGTGGCCGACGTCCTCGCGCTCAACGAGGCCGAGGTGTTCTGGCTGGCCCCGATGGACGAGGGCCGCCTGTGGGAGATCCACGCCGTGGCCGACCAGTTCCTGGTCGTCGAGCTCGACGGCAGGTTCGCCGGCTTCGTGGTCACGGTCGGCCCCGGGACGTCGTACGACTCGGAGAACTACCGCTGGTTCGGCGACCGCTACGGCGACTCGTTCTCCTACCTCGACCGCGTGGCGCTGACCGCGGCGACGCGTCGGCGCGGCGTCGGGTCCCAGGTGTACGACGTGGCCGAGGCCGCCGCGCGTCCGTTCGGCCGGCTGGCCCTCGAGGTCCGCCAGGAGCCACCCAACGAGGTCTCGCTGGCCTTCCACCGCAGCCGGGGCTTCGAGCCGGTCGGGGTGCTCGGCGACCCCGGCCACCGCAACACCCTCATGGTCAAGGAGCTCGCCCCGTGA
- a CDS encoding response regulator transcription factor yields the protein MAAENDTLTRPDGSPVQVLVVDDEPNIAELLGMALRYEGWSTTLAHTGLKAVTAAKAVKPDAVVLDIMLPDIDGLEVLRRMREHVPDVPVLFLTAKDAVEDRVAGLTAGGDDYVTKPFSLEEVVARLRALMRRSGVSTRSSSSVLTVGDLTLDEDSHEVTRGGEEVNLTATEFELLRFFMRNPRRVLSKAQILDRVWHYDFGGQANVVELYVSYLRKKIDAGRAPMIHTLRGAGYVLKPAE from the coding sequence ATGGCCGCAGAGAACGACACTCTCACGCGCCCGGACGGCTCGCCGGTCCAGGTGCTCGTCGTCGACGACGAGCCCAACATCGCCGAGCTGCTCGGCATGGCGCTGAGGTACGAGGGCTGGTCGACGACCCTGGCCCACACCGGCCTCAAGGCGGTCACTGCCGCCAAGGCGGTCAAGCCCGACGCGGTCGTCCTCGACATCATGCTGCCCGACATCGACGGCCTCGAGGTGCTGCGCCGGATGCGGGAGCACGTGCCCGACGTGCCCGTCCTCTTCCTCACCGCCAAGGACGCCGTCGAGGACCGCGTCGCCGGGCTGACCGCGGGGGGCGACGACTACGTCACCAAGCCGTTCTCGCTCGAGGAGGTTGTCGCGCGGCTGCGTGCCCTGATGCGCCGCTCCGGGGTCTCGACGAGGTCCTCGTCCTCGGTGCTCACCGTCGGCGACCTCACCCTCGACGAGGACAGCCACGAGGTCACCCGCGGCGGGGAGGAGGTCAACCTCACCGCGACCGAGTTCGAGCTGCTCCGTTTCTTCATGCGCAACCCGCGCCGGGTGCTGTCCAAGGCCCAGATCCTCGACCGCGTGTGGCACTACGACTTCGGCGGCCAGGCCAACGTCGTCGAGCTCTACGTGTCCTACCTGCGCAAGAAGATCGACGCCGGTCGCGCCCCGATGATCCACACGCTGCGCGGCGCGGGCTACGTCCTCAAGCCGGCCGAGTGA
- a CDS encoding sensor histidine kinase, whose translation MNLARPHLPVTLTARLLAILVTLLAVAGLLVAVSTTLAMRTYLTDRLDSQVLDSVGRASRDPDDVGQSDDQPGPRRPPLEFGLGDQEGSLAAVTTGSGWTAVTLEVKPGAHRPSPEPLPTKALRGLDSLDLEESGVQQVELDGAGTYRVAVRRGEVQGQPTILVSGLPTHDLDRTVRRMLLAQLLLTGAAVLAAGVVGQRVVRRTLQPLKAVATTAHEVAGMQLDTGQVGETARVPEEYVDARTEVGQVAGALNLLLGHMEGALDARHRSEQQVRQFVADASHELRTPLATIMGYAELARRNPEYDGAEALLKVEAEGVRMRGLVEDLLLLARLDSGRPLAREEVDLTLLALEGVQDAQVLAPDHEWVLDLPDEPVSTIGDGPRLHQGLTNLLTNARRHTPPGTRVTVSVSREPTGVRLRVADNGPGIPEELRSRVFERFTRADASRTRDSGGAGLGLALVQAIAAAHGGLAYVESRPGSTVFTVDLPGGAVSLGT comes from the coding sequence GTGAACCTCGCCCGGCCGCACCTGCCGGTCACGCTGACCGCGCGGCTGCTGGCGATCCTGGTCACCCTGCTCGCCGTGGCCGGGCTCCTCGTGGCGGTCTCCACCACCCTGGCGATGCGCACCTACCTCACCGACCGGCTCGACTCCCAGGTGCTCGACTCCGTCGGCCGCGCCAGCCGCGACCCCGACGACGTCGGACAGAGCGACGACCAGCCCGGGCCCCGACGCCCGCCGCTGGAGTTCGGGCTCGGCGACCAGGAGGGGTCACTGGCCGCCGTCACCACGGGAAGCGGGTGGACGGCCGTGACCCTCGAGGTGAAGCCGGGTGCCCACCGGCCGTCCCCCGAACCGCTGCCCACCAAGGCCCTGCGCGGACTGGACTCCCTCGACCTCGAGGAGAGCGGGGTCCAGCAGGTCGAGCTCGACGGTGCCGGCACCTACCGCGTCGCCGTCCGCCGCGGCGAGGTCCAGGGGCAGCCCACCATCCTGGTCAGCGGCCTGCCCACCCACGACCTCGACCGCACGGTCCGGCGGATGCTGCTGGCCCAGCTGCTCCTCACCGGCGCCGCAGTGCTCGCGGCCGGGGTGGTCGGCCAGCGCGTGGTCCGTCGTACCCTCCAGCCGCTGAAGGCCGTCGCGACCACCGCCCACGAGGTCGCCGGGATGCAGCTCGACACCGGCCAGGTGGGGGAGACCGCGCGCGTGCCCGAGGAGTACGTCGACGCGCGCACCGAGGTCGGACAGGTCGCCGGCGCGCTCAACCTGCTGCTCGGCCACATGGAGGGCGCACTCGACGCCCGCCACCGCAGCGAGCAGCAGGTCAGGCAGTTCGTCGCGGACGCCAGCCACGAGCTGCGCACCCCGCTGGCCACGATCATGGGCTACGCCGAGCTCGCCCGGCGCAACCCCGAGTACGACGGGGCCGAGGCGCTGCTCAAGGTCGAGGCCGAGGGCGTGCGCATGCGGGGGCTGGTCGAGGACCTCCTCCTGCTGGCCCGGCTCGACTCCGGCCGGCCCCTGGCGCGCGAGGAGGTCGACCTCACGCTCCTCGCGCTCGAGGGCGTCCAGGACGCCCAGGTGCTCGCACCGGACCACGAGTGGGTGCTCGACCTGCCCGACGAGCCGGTCTCCACGATCGGCGACGGTCCGCGGCTGCACCAGGGGCTGACCAACCTGCTCACCAACGCCCGGCGCCACACCCCGCCCGGCACCCGGGTGACGGTGTCGGTCTCGCGCGAGCCGACCGGCGTACGCCTGCGCGTGGCCGACAACGGGCCGGGGATCCCCGAGGAGCTCCGGTCCCGGGTCTTCGAGCGCTTCACCCGCGCCGACGCCTCCCGCACCCGCGACTCCGGCGGTGCCGGCCTCGGCCTCGCGCTGGTCCAGGCCATCGCGGCCGCCCACGGCGGCCTGGCCTACGTCGAGTCCCGCCCCGGCTCGACCGTCTTCACCGTCGACCTGCCGGGGGGTGCAGTTTCACTAGGTACCTAG
- a CDS encoding SigE family RNA polymerase sigma factor yields MARRDDAEFTEFVRARSGMLLRTAYLILGDHALAQDLVQEALTKVYVAWPRIQRREGVDAYARTVVVNTAISWKRRRGWRGEQPVGEVPEPRGAAADEPDVRLAIWRTLQDLPPRQRATLVLRFYEDLSIKETAQVMQCAEGTVKSQVSQGIERLRETLGSRAAALGHLEAADREHEPEGGVLR; encoded by the coding sequence ATGGCACGACGTGACGACGCGGAGTTCACCGAGTTCGTGCGCGCCCGGTCGGGGATGCTCCTCCGGACGGCGTACCTCATCCTCGGTGACCATGCGCTGGCCCAGGACCTGGTCCAGGAGGCGCTGACCAAGGTGTACGTCGCGTGGCCGCGCATCCAGCGCCGCGAGGGGGTCGACGCCTACGCACGCACCGTGGTGGTCAACACCGCGATCTCCTGGAAGCGGCGCAGGGGCTGGCGCGGCGAGCAGCCCGTCGGCGAGGTCCCGGAGCCGAGGGGCGCGGCGGCCGACGAGCCCGACGTCCGGCTGGCGATCTGGCGCACCCTGCAGGACCTGCCCCCGCGCCAGCGCGCGACGTTGGTGCTGCGCTTCTACGAGGACCTCTCGATCAAGGAGACCGCCCAGGTGATGCAGTGCGCGGAGGGCACGGTCAAGAGCCAGGTGTCGCAGGGGATCGAGCGGCTGCGCGAGACCCTCGGGAGCCGCGCCGCGGCCCTGGGGCACCTCGAGGCAGCCGACCGCGAGCACGAGCCCGAAGGAGGTGTCCTGCGATGA
- a CDS encoding SDR family oxidoreductase: MSTSLHGKVVAITGGGRGIGAATATRLARAGAKVAIGDLDLDVAQATAERIGSGTLAVRLDVTDPKSFASFLDETEEKLGPVDVVVNNAGIMPLATLLEEDDASTHRILDLNVRSVIVASREAARRLVARGQGGHIVNIASTAGKTGLAGGATYCASKAAVIAFCEGIEMELAEHDVRVSCVMPGIVQTELSVGVPDLPAFKAVKPEDVADGIAAALEKPRLYVFVPRSAGPLLTSTTLLPRRAGLWLAKKMGADRVFTDASHDPSRASYESRAARTDMAAEESTR, translated from the coding sequence ATGAGCACCTCCCTCCACGGCAAGGTCGTCGCCATCACCGGCGGCGGCCGCGGTATCGGCGCCGCCACCGCGACCCGGCTCGCCCGCGCGGGGGCCAAGGTCGCGATCGGTGACCTCGACCTCGACGTGGCCCAGGCCACCGCGGAGCGCATCGGCAGCGGCACCCTCGCCGTACGCCTCGACGTGACCGACCCCAAGTCGTTCGCCTCGTTCCTCGACGAGACCGAGGAGAAGCTCGGCCCGGTCGACGTCGTGGTCAACAACGCCGGGATCATGCCGCTGGCCACGCTCCTGGAGGAGGACGACGCCTCGACCCACCGGATCCTGGACCTCAACGTGCGCTCGGTGATCGTCGCCTCCCGCGAGGCGGCCCGCCGCCTGGTGGCGCGCGGCCAGGGCGGCCACATCGTCAACATCGCCTCCACCGCGGGCAAGACCGGGCTGGCCGGCGGGGCGACGTACTGCGCCTCCAAGGCCGCGGTGATCGCCTTCTGCGAGGGCATCGAGATGGAGCTCGCCGAGCACGACGTCCGCGTGTCCTGCGTGATGCCCGGCATCGTCCAGACCGAGCTGTCCGTGGGCGTCCCCGACCTCCCGGCCTTCAAGGCGGTCAAGCCCGAAGACGTGGCCGACGGCATCGCCGCCGCGCTGGAGAAGCCGCGGCTCTACGTCTTCGTGCCCCGCTCGGCAGGCCCCCTGCTCACCAGCACGACGCTGCTGCCCCGTCGCGCCGGCCTGTGGCTGGCCAAGAAGATGGGCGCCGACCGGGTCTTCACCGACGCCTCGCACGACCCGTCGCGCGCGTCGTACGAGTCCCGCGCGGCACGCACCGACATGGCGGCCGAGGAGTCGACCCGCTAG
- a CDS encoding cytochrome P450, whose product MALLPPLKRPTLAHYPGDRYLEPLFRRVHGRVSPLAEPPADSGLRPVMGEPGLPVVGKTFLFMRHGPQLSIEHYEKFGPVSWTNFLGMRACAVVGAEAAQAVLVNKDKAFSQSGWQWFIGPFFKRGLMLLDGEEHLYHRRIMQEAFTRPRLEAYARQFGAVIEREVPQWPADEPVQVYPMVKDLSLGIATEIFMGAEQDEESARIAEAFEDCVRAGLAYVRFPVPGLRWDRGLRSRKVLEEYFRSRIPAKRASDDEDLFAALCKVETDDGHAFSDEDVVNHMIFLMMAAHDTSTITATAVCWFLAKHPEWQERCREESLVLADAGPIDLAGTEKLQSLDLCVMEALRLVTPVPGMARRAVRDTEILGHFVPEGTMITVSAWASHLLPMIWTAADQFDPSRYEEPRREDKQHRLAHMAFGGGAHKCIGMSFGRAEVKALVHTILLHHRLELPHPGYEVAWDMTSLPTPEDGLPLVLRPLRKAPR is encoded by the coding sequence ATGGCGCTCCTCCCGCCGCTCAAGCGTCCGACCCTCGCCCACTACCCGGGCGACCGCTACCTCGAGCCGCTGTTCCGGCGCGTGCACGGCCGTGTCTCGCCACTCGCCGAGCCGCCGGCAGACTCCGGCCTGCGGCCGGTGATGGGTGAGCCCGGGCTGCCGGTGGTGGGCAAGACCTTCCTGTTCATGCGACACGGGCCCCAGCTCTCGATCGAGCACTACGAGAAGTTCGGTCCGGTCTCGTGGACCAACTTCCTCGGCATGCGCGCGTGCGCGGTCGTCGGCGCCGAAGCCGCGCAGGCCGTCCTGGTCAACAAGGACAAGGCCTTCAGCCAGAGCGGCTGGCAGTGGTTCATCGGCCCGTTCTTCAAGCGTGGCCTGATGCTGCTCGACGGCGAGGAGCACCTCTACCACCGGCGGATCATGCAGGAGGCCTTCACCCGGCCGCGGCTCGAGGCCTACGCGCGGCAGTTCGGCGCGGTCATCGAGCGCGAGGTCCCGCAGTGGCCGGCCGACGAGCCGGTGCAGGTCTACCCGATGGTCAAGGACCTCTCGCTGGGCATCGCCACCGAGATCTTCATGGGCGCCGAGCAGGACGAGGAGTCCGCGCGGATCGCCGAGGCCTTCGAGGACTGCGTGCGGGCCGGCCTGGCCTACGTGCGTTTCCCCGTCCCCGGCCTGCGCTGGGACCGCGGGCTGCGCAGCCGCAAGGTGCTCGAGGAGTACTTCCGCTCCCGCATCCCGGCCAAGCGGGCCTCGGACGACGAGGACCTCTTCGCCGCGCTCTGCAAGGTCGAGACCGACGACGGTCACGCGTTCTCCGACGAGGACGTCGTCAACCACATGATCTTCCTGATGATGGCCGCGCACGACACCTCCACCATCACCGCGACCGCGGTGTGCTGGTTCCTCGCCAAGCACCCCGAGTGGCAGGAGCGCTGCCGCGAGGAGTCGCTCGTGCTCGCCGATGCCGGCCCGATCGACCTCGCCGGCACCGAGAAGCTCCAGTCCCTCGACCTGTGCGTGATGGAGGCGCTGCGCCTGGTCACCCCCGTGCCGGGCATGGCGCGCCGCGCGGTGCGCGACACCGAGATCCTCGGCCACTTCGTGCCCGAGGGCACGATGATCACCGTCTCGGCCTGGGCCTCCCACCTGCTGCCGATGATCTGGACCGCCGCCGACCAGTTCGACCCGAGCCGCTACGAGGAGCCGCGCCGCGAGGACAAGCAGCACCGCCTGGCCCACATGGCCTTCGGCGGCGGGGCCCACAAGTGCATCGGCATGAGCTTCGGCCGCGCCGAGGTCAAGGCGCTGGTCCACACGATCCTGCTGCACCACCGTCTCGAGCTGCCCCACCCGGGCTACGAGGTGGCCTGGGACATGACGTCCCTCCCGACTCCCGAGGACGGGCTCCCGCTCGTCCTGCGACCCCTCCGAAAGGCACCCAGATGA
- a CDS encoding aldehyde dehydrogenase family protein, producing MTTTQDHRPTGTAGGLEGLAERMRATYRTGRTRSEEWRRDQLRALGRLLVECEDDLQAALAADLGKPPFEAWLTDLRGTGREIEYVEKHLASWMRPESHKVPLLLRPDRASVVHEPLGAVLVIAPWNYPVHLMLTPLAAALAAGNTVVCKPSEVAPATSAAMARLLPQYLDPEAVVVVEGGVPETTALLEQRWDHILYTGNGTVGRIVAQAAAKHLTPVTLELGGKSPAIVDKDANLKLAAGRIAFAKWTNAGQTCVSVDHVYVHRDVEQELVELLVEEVRNRFGKDPRESVDFGRIVNTGHALRLSQLIDAGGFEVVVGGDADEAERYVAPTVLRGVSRDAAVMQEEIFGPILPLLAVDDVDEAIAAVNAGDKPLALYVFGDENVDKVLTETSSGGACVNDAMVHIGVNALPFGGVGESGYGAYHGRWGFETFSHRKAVLRRPSWLADAPILRPPFSRWKQAVVRKLY from the coding sequence GTGACCACCACGCAGGACCACCGCCCGACCGGCACCGCCGGCGGTCTGGAGGGGCTCGCCGAGCGCATGCGGGCGACGTACCGCACCGGACGGACCCGCAGCGAGGAGTGGCGTCGCGACCAGCTGCGCGCCCTGGGCCGGCTGCTCGTCGAGTGCGAGGACGACCTGCAGGCCGCGCTGGCCGCCGACCTCGGCAAGCCGCCCTTCGAGGCCTGGTTGACCGACCTGCGCGGCACGGGCCGCGAGATCGAGTACGTCGAGAAGCACCTCGCGTCGTGGATGCGGCCCGAGTCGCACAAGGTGCCGCTGCTGCTGCGCCCCGACAGGGCCAGCGTGGTCCACGAGCCGCTCGGCGCCGTCCTGGTCATCGCGCCCTGGAACTACCCCGTCCACCTGATGCTCACCCCGCTCGCCGCGGCGCTGGCCGCGGGCAACACGGTGGTGTGCAAGCCCTCCGAGGTCGCCCCGGCGACGTCTGCGGCGATGGCGCGCCTGCTGCCGCAGTACCTCGACCCCGAGGCGGTCGTGGTCGTCGAGGGCGGCGTGCCCGAGACGACCGCGCTGCTCGAGCAGCGGTGGGACCACATCCTCTACACGGGCAACGGCACCGTCGGCCGGATCGTCGCGCAGGCCGCGGCGAAGCACCTGACCCCGGTGACCCTCGAGCTCGGCGGCAAGAGCCCGGCGATCGTCGACAAGGACGCCAACCTCAAGCTGGCCGCCGGTCGCATCGCCTTTGCCAAGTGGACCAACGCCGGCCAGACCTGCGTCAGCGTCGACCACGTCTACGTCCACCGCGACGTGGAGCAGGAGCTGGTCGAGCTGCTCGTCGAGGAGGTCCGCAACCGGTTCGGCAAGGACCCGCGCGAGTCGGTCGACTTCGGACGCATCGTCAACACCGGGCACGCCCTGCGCCTGAGCCAGCTCATCGACGCCGGCGGCTTCGAGGTCGTGGTGGGCGGCGACGCCGACGAGGCCGAGAGGTACGTCGCCCCGACCGTCCTGCGCGGGGTCTCCCGCGACGCCGCGGTGATGCAGGAGGAGATCTTCGGGCCGATCCTGCCCCTCCTCGCCGTCGACGACGTCGACGAGGCGATCGCCGCGGTCAACGCCGGCGACAAGCCGCTGGCGCTCTACGTCTTCGGCGACGAGAACGTCGACAAGGTGCTCACCGAGACCTCCTCGGGCGGCGCCTGCGTCAACGACGCGATGGTCCACATCGGGGTCAACGCCCTGCCCTTCGGCGGGGTCGGCGAGAGCGGCTACGGCGCCTACCACGGCCGCTGGGGCTTCGAGACCTTCAGCCACCGCAAGGCGGTGCTGCGACGCCCGTCGTGGCTGGCCGACGCCCCGATCCTGCGACCGCCGTTCTCACGGTGGAAGCAGGCCGTGGTGCGGAAGCTCTACTGA
- a CDS encoding alpha/beta hydrolase produces the protein MIEHRIGTTRRSDAVQAISRLTIGPVMKWGPLNASTMKLFPLIDRAADLLPRSGRCSHRQIIARSWRGELVTPIDGTTSDGAILYLHGGAFLACGLGTHRRIVERLAWRTGMAVLAVDYRQLPVGVLDDSLEDAEDAFRWLTRNGHPAHQIVLAGDSAGGHLAFATAIRMRDAGLRPAGIVGLSPWLDFDHRPKVAHHNARRDAYIPVRRLRRVGRMAVGSRIEDHHSPVNADLTDLPPALILVGADEVLRVDAELMAERLLDAQVRCTLQVWEGQVHAFPVLADVNPESLAAIEEIVTFTRTSVAAAARGRRTGVTRIGVA, from the coding sequence ATGATCGAGCACCGCATCGGCACCACCCGCCGGTCCGACGCCGTGCAGGCGATCAGCAGGCTGACCATCGGACCCGTGATGAAGTGGGGCCCGCTCAACGCCTCCACGATGAAGCTCTTCCCGCTCATCGACCGCGCGGCTGACCTGCTCCCCCGATCCGGCCGCTGCAGCCACCGCCAGATCATCGCCCGCTCGTGGCGCGGGGAGCTGGTCACCCCGATCGACGGCACGACCTCCGACGGCGCGATCCTCTACCTGCACGGCGGCGCCTTCCTGGCCTGCGGCCTGGGCACCCACCGCCGCATCGTCGAGCGGCTCGCGTGGCGCACGGGCATGGCCGTGCTGGCCGTCGACTACCGCCAGCTCCCGGTCGGCGTCCTCGACGACAGCCTCGAGGACGCCGAGGACGCGTTCCGCTGGCTGACCCGCAACGGCCACCCGGCCCACCAGATCGTCCTCGCCGGCGACTCGGCCGGCGGTCACCTCGCCTTCGCGACCGCGATCCGCATGCGCGACGCGGGCCTGCGGCCGGCCGGCATCGTCGGTCTCTCGCCGTGGCTCGACTTCGACCACCGCCCCAAGGTGGCCCACCACAACGCCCGCCGTGACGCCTACATCCCCGTCCGCCGGCTGCGCCGGGTCGGCCGCATGGCCGTCGGCTCGCGCATCGAGGACCACCACTCGCCGGTCAACGCCGACCTGACCGACCTGCCGCCCGCGCTGATCCTGGTCGGCGCCGACGAGGTGCTCCGCGTCGACGCCGAGCTCATGGCCGAGCGCCTGCTCGACGCCCAGGTCCGCTGCACGCTGCAGGTCTGGGAGGGCCAGGTGCACGCGTTCCCGGTGCTCGCCGACGTCAACCCGGAGAGCCTGGCCGCCATCGAGGAGATCGTGACCTTCACGAGGACCTCGGTGGCCGCCGCCGCCCGCGGCCGCCGCACCGGCGTGACCCGCATCGGCGTCGCCTGA